A window of the Haloquadratum walsbyi C23 genome harbors these coding sequences:
- a CDS encoding ABC transporter ATP-binding protein — translation MDRVTALDTVDFCVNAGEVVAVIGPSGSGKSTMLNILGLLDEPTEGSILLHDEPATGLSPIEKTTARRETIGFVFQDFHLIPTLSAVGNVRLPTAFLPGDATARAEDLLTRVGLGDRLRHTPDELSGGQKQRVAIARSLINEPDVLLADEPTGNLDSETGAAVLEEIRAIADEGVSVVAVTHDDLVREYTDRTVELVDGVLTDAS, via the coding sequence ATGGACCGGGTGACGGCACTTGACACGGTTGATTTTTGTGTTAATGCTGGAGAGGTCGTTGCTGTGATTGGTCCTTCAGGGTCAGGCAAGTCGACAATGTTGAATATATTGGGTCTTCTTGATGAGCCGACTGAAGGGAGTATTCTCCTTCATGATGAGCCTGCAACAGGGCTGTCTCCTATAGAGAAAACGACTGCTCGGCGTGAGACGATTGGATTTGTCTTCCAGGATTTTCACTTGATTCCGACTCTCAGTGCTGTTGGGAATGTCCGGTTACCCACAGCATTTCTTCCGGGGGATGCGACGGCACGTGCTGAGGATCTGCTCACTCGGGTCGGTCTTGGTGACCGTCTCCGCCACACTCCTGATGAACTCTCTGGGGGGCAGAAACAACGCGTAGCGATTGCTCGATCACTGATTAATGAGCCAGATGTGTTACTCGCAGATGAGCCAACAGGGAATCTCGATTCAGAGACCGGCGCGGCAGTTCTTGAAGAAATCAGGGCAATCGCTGATGAGGGTGTTAGCGTTGTCGCTGTCACACATGATGATCTCGTTCGTGAGTACACTGATCGGACGGTTGAATTAGTTGATGGTGTTTTAACAGATGCTTCGTAA